In the Populus trichocarpa isolate Nisqually-1 chromosome 1, P.trichocarpa_v4.1, whole genome shotgun sequence genome, TCTCAATTATAACTGACAAATCGTTGAAATAAACACAATGCACCAAAATATCTAACATGAGCCACTAAATGGAGATCGGTTTTGATGATCCCATAAATAAAACATGGAGATATTACTGGCTGATACTACTGTTCGAATTgcagttcaaacttcaaaaaattgTGGCGGTATCGTTGTTGTTAGCTAAATGCTCAAACTAAGTTCCAACTGTTGTTACAAAAACTCTGCCCTAAGCCATGGACATTTTCGTCTTCCATCCAAGTAATTGGCAGCATCTGCATTTTTAAACACAGAAACTAAGCTTCTTCATGACTTTGGCATAGGCTGCAGGGACAGTAGATGGTTGTCTAAGTCTACGTCTTGATTTCTTTGACtgcataaaacataaaatttctgTTGATCGCAAATGAAATCAGCTATAACAAATCACAACCCAAATAATGAAATACTAACTGTCAGATCATAACAAGAGGATTTTCTGCTGGTAATTACAATTTTTGGAACCTGAGAGGAGAGGAATAGGGGGCGGGGGGCACTTCACAAATAAACAGTTCAAGTTGTGTTCATCTTATTTCTGATTGAGTGAAGTTCAAACCCATCAACACCACTTCTCCATTCAGGAAAAGAATCTTCAAAATGCCACCTTCATTGGGCAATGTATCTTCCACCGTCATTCCTCAGGGCAAAATATGATTTACAATGTGCTAGGGGATACCATGGTACAGTAAACAGAAGCTAATAGGATATTTTTGTCCACCATCAATAAAACTCTTCAATACCACAATGCAAATGGAAAGAAAATCGAGTTGAGCACACCAGGACCAAAAGAGATCCTAAATGCAATGACCTAGGATTGGCAAATGACACCAAAAGTATACTGTTAAAATCAAGGGCTGAACTAATAAACAATGTGATTGAAACATGTAGAAATCAGATCAACATTGCAAACTTTCACATGACGCATAAATGAAACTGGGCCACCTAAAAGGGTATTTCACAGTACTAAAGGAGGCTTCTTATTTTTAAACTCAGAATGCAATATAACATGTTCAGCTTAAACTTGATCAATAAGAGGAGTGTAGTCAAGCAGTAGTCTCCATCCTTTCTAAAGCATCACTACAACTTTGCAACATGCATAACTTACAAAATGCTAAGTAGAATTAGCTTGCACTTTATGTAACGAGAAACCAACTATATGTATCAAATACTGGGAGATATGCAGCAAAAGACCATTTCAGTTTCAACAAcatgaaaggaaataaaaatgaaagtgtGAAAATACTATAAGGCATACCTTCAAGTGCGCATTATGATTCTTGCCCTCCCTCCAGCGACGAATAGTCCCATCATTCATTGTCCTAAACCTGTCCTTATACGACCTGATCGATACAAACTAAACCAGTAATtcacaaaatttttaaaaacactcttgaagaaagaaaagaaaccaagtAAAACAACTTAAACTCACGAGTAAGCCTTCATTTTAAACTTTTTGACTTTGGAGGTGAGTGGAGTCATTGGCTTCCTATTCTTTTTCCGCTCCCTTGATGAAACATGACGCACTTGCACCAACTGAAGGCACACCAGAGCGAAAATCCtcttagaaggaaaaaaaaaattcaacaattgcataataaaaaaaactaatgattcAGATTTAACATCAACTGGAAAATTTCCAGAATCATGCTGATTGTTACAGGGAAAAAGAAGGGAACATATGGGAAAGCTGAACTCAAGTCAACAGAATTATGCTCACCCGTCAAAATTTCAGCTTCTCTATCCTATTTTAAAAGTGGTTGATGGGAAGGTACATGAAATCTAGCATTTCTAATGTGTTAGTTATATCCAACATGGCTGGGATGCACCGCATGACTAGTCAAGTGTTAGACCAAATTAGACATGGGTTCTTCAAATTCTTTTCCAGAATTCAACTCCTCGGCAATAATGACTATACCCTTTTGGACAATAATTCTACAAGCATTAGTTTCAGGTCAGCCAGTTTGCAAGAcggaaaaaaaatggttggcaTTTGGTGCAAAATTATTGAATCAAATATAGAATGAGGTACAAATTGTACGACCTGAAAATAACAGTTCATGCAAAGACTGAACTACGAATAactaaatctgaaaaaaaaacatttctttgcGGCATTTCGTCAGTAAACATGcatacaataaataataaaaaagagaataatcatataaaaacaaaaccaaagaaacCCATAAACCTTACAGGGTCGGAGAGTGGAGACAGACGAAAAGAGGGAAGAAATGGTAGCGAAGGAAGCTGAATTGGTAACGAAGAAGATGTGTTCAAAAGGGACCCATTAAGACTCCATTTACTTGAAGCAGCGGCGAAATGGAGAGGTCGGTGATAAAATTGCGGAGACGAGTGGAGAAGGCGATGTGAGGAGGAAACAGAGGCTAAAGATCGAAGCTTTGTGCACAATCTCTGCATTTCgagaataaaaattatgggttttgatttgattagaAGGTGAAATTGTCAGGCGTTTTAACCAGTGCTTCTCGATTCTTTCATGGGTTTTTGCCTTCGGTATGGGGATTGTGGTTTGAGGTTGGATGTTTGGTAGATGGGTTAATTAGAAGCCTTAGTGTTGGGGACTTGTTTGCCCGTTTCGAGTTAGGACTGTCCTTGTCTTGGACAATGTGGTGAGGGTGACTTCATCAATCATCAATCATCAATCATCAATCTTAAAATGGGTTAATTGCACCCACAGTCCCTATACTATACAAGTTTGATTAATTGAGTCTTTTTACTactattttgattattaaagtACCTCTACAGTCCATTCCATTTACAATCAGCATCCTGAAATATGTGATGATTTGTTATCATTCACATCAGTCGTGTCTAAAATGGAGAAAAGTTTGGTAAAACAAATTGATAGTCTAAatctttcatttattaacacaaaatgatgatttaattttttttttttaaaacctcgTGTTGTTATAGTtcataaaagtgaagaaaaaataacattctgTTGGGTTATTGTCTTATAATGAAAATGAGTGTTTGattgaaaagatataaatatagaaataaatctataaaataattttaaattaaatttttgtattttcaaaataaaaaatatatatatagtacatATTTCCGGagacaataattattttttatttctaaaatatccttataaaaaactttcaattctaAAACTATTTACTTCAtacatgtaaggataaaaataattattatcataattataaaacccAACTTAAAGTCGATCCAAAGCAAGGCTCGGTTCACCAGTTAAGGCTCGGGTCATGGGTCAGGCTGACCCGGATtagtacaagaaaaaaaatatttattatcataattttaaaaccttatTCGAGGGTTGATTCAAGGCAAGGGCGGGGTTACAAGTGAGGTTAATCGTTGACCCAAATCaacataagaacaaaaaataataattattatagtttgAAAACTCAACTCGAGGGTCGACCTAGGATAAGGTCACATGTCAAGAAGGTCAAGCCGGGTTAACCTgggtcaatataaaataaaaattattattattatagttttaaaacttgattcggGGGTCAACCTAAGACAAAACTTAGATCATGATCAGgagggttaactcgggttgactcaggtcaatgcaaagataaaaaatattattatcatagtttttaaatctgACTTAAGAGTTAATCGGGGCAAGGCTCAAGTCACATGTCAGGAGAGTCAACATATgaataaaagttgttattatcataattttaaattttgactcAAGATTCGACCTGAGACAAGGTTCAGGTTACGGGTCAAAAGAGTCACCTTGGCTgaccctgatttttttttaaaaaaaatcaatgagttCTTAACTTGTGTTTTATCCCGAGTTGACCTGAGTTTTTAGCCGGGTCAAGTCGAGTTaatttttcctctattttttcttaaattcggACCAATCCATACCCAAGTTAGCATGTTAAGTCAATCATAGTTTTATAACTAGAGTTattataatactattaatttcaacgatcaatataaactaaaataaaaataaataatatcaaattaattttttaaacatataaatttgacaacaatacattttaagaattaaatagACTTTAACAACTTTTTTCCTCACGTTacatatcttcttctttttttctcggGTTAAATATGTAAGTTTTTTCTAAAGTTAcaacctttttaaaatatttttgatacgtttattataatgttttttttatttaattaaaataaaaataatttattaaatctgattagaactatattaatttttaaaaaatatgcttttaacaaataaatattatctaaaaaaaaaatacagaccCACGGTATTGCGCGGGACACGTCTAGTGCCTATTATTTGGGATAGCACATACAAAATCCCGTAACAACGTTCACATATTTTAAACTAAGGGACTGCATGTTTTATAATCGTAGGTTAGTTCGACTAATTCTAGATAATGTTTGGATGTTTTTTGGTCTTGGCAATTGTTTTCGATCTTTGCCGTGATCGGAAGACAACAAATGTTTTTAAGGTGctattttgaaaaggaaaaaggttagcttttaataatgtttttattagtttGCAATGAATTATAAATTCTCAAATTCTGTTGATGATGAGCATAAATGTTTGGGAATATGGTGCAAACCgtgttcttaaaaaattcaattttttttgttaaaaattaattttttatatattttagatggttttcatatgctgatctcaaaaataatttttaaaaaataaaaaaatattattttgatgcttttcagcacgaaaaatactttaaaaaacaaccacaaccacactcccaaacaaacTATATAGGAGAATTATACAGAAAATCTTACCTTCAAAATATGAATTTCATACAATAACTTTATATGATACAATCAATAATTAgatagaaaatgataaaatgtaCTATTTTTGTTATTCGACAAGCAAGAATATTTTAAAGCTACTTTGTGtaataattgagatcaaattGATATTAGAAATAATGCTAATCCAAATAATGAcaatcaagaaatcaagaaaagaagcaGAATTCTTCGATCATCGGGTAAATCTCTTTGGTTAATGGCAAATGCTCTTGCCGTGGTTTGTATAAAACaagtttttgaaatgtaaaaaaataatatctaaaattttagaaattttttagagctattattatatttaatataacaatttaaacttaaaaaaatatttatcaaattatatttttatcccgagtattaaattaaattacatgtgATTTGTTTTAATGTAACTTTGTCTGCAGATAGAtttcaagaaatatatttaaagaaaaaaaatagatctgaCTCATCTtaattaacctattaaatttaaaatttgggttatagATTTCATTAGGTTGagttaatctttttattttattatatgataaaaaaacaaaaaaaactaattcataataaatttaaatgataaaatttaataaaacatcaaaattaaaagataaactaaaaaaacaataaaaaaatcaaaggatgaataaaaaaaaagccatcaAGCGCTTTGAAATTGCCGAGGTGTATGCGTCCAAGAAAACCCACATATTtgtgctaattttttttgttttttataaggggCAAATAatctattgttattttatttattgaaaaaaaaaacagacagcaGGTTATTTGTCATccatgaaactaaaataattttactttcaTTGCGAAATGAAAATGCGAAGTCAACATTGCTTTCCCACGTGTTAACCATTGAATAATGACATAAAGTTGTTGACCAAatagctttaaaaaatatatttagcttGTTTCCTTTTCATCATATGTAGAGTACCCCTACGTTTTTTTAGTTATGCTGGGATATTTATCCGTGATTCGTTGttggatgaattattttttaaaatttttaagaaaatattaaaagtatggagatttttttttggtggtattattaaattgaatcaagTAGTTTGATCTTGAAATTTGTCAATTCGAATCCTTATCTAACTCGAGTTTTGAATTAAACCGTGTGAGAGCTGATCCAAagtgaattatttaatttaataggtCCAAAGACAACTTGAATGACCGGTAAAAACatgaaagtttttaaaaaaactttaagatgatattttttttatatattgagacGATGTCAGATTTGATCGACCTCGGTCACCCTACGACCTGAGTCATGGACttcaatgagtttaataaatttgttgtttttataaattatttttatttaatttcataacaACATTAGATGCTTTTAAAATCGAGtatcaactctaaaaaaatatttattttagatcatgataaccttatagaaagtagaataaacataaacatgaattttatttctcaaccaacccaatattaaagaaaagtgaaataaaaaaaacaattagaaaaattaaaggataaaaaactagaaaaaaaacatatgaggTTTGATGGGTAAAATCGCTAAACCTGTGAATTGGATAACCCGATCAACACGTTAAACCCGCAAACTGGGTAATGGATTCCATTGggattaataacttattttttttctaaactattttttatttaactatatgataacaaaaatagacgatcGTAAAATCGAGCGTCAAGCCAATActgagaatttttttaagattataataacattatagaaagcaaagcaaaacaaaacaaattataaagcttaattctcaatcagtcCAATATCGAAggataaaatcgaaaaaaatgattttaaaaaaaatagacgatcacataatcaagttcaattagagaaaaaaaagtaccTCGTTGAACCCGCAAACTGGGGCAACCAGGATTACCTCGCCAAACTCTCAAACTGAGACATTGACTCCACAAagtttaataatctttttttttaaaatcattttttatttaactaaactttttaaaaaataaactataccGCGAtgctgagatatttttttaatatcaatctgatactgagatatttttttgatatcgtgataaccatataaaagacaaaaaataaattatcaactctaaatcctcataaacacatcatataaggattaaattaaaaaaaaataaccaaaagaaaaaaggggtcaaaataataatagaaaacataaTTGATTATTATTGTAATCCACGGTGCTAATAAATATgggaaaacaatattttccccACACCTTTTAGCTTtatacttaatttatatttatatttatatttataataccATACCACACCACTtgcttttgtaatattttttaatttggatataTAAAATTCTAATGTTTTAAGTCTTTTGGGAAGTTAAAAGACACTTCTACCCATAGGATTTAAAACCAATACAGAGCAAGTCTTAGATCACATGCTAGGTGACTCGGATTGAcccagtttttttataaaaaaaattaaaataatattattttaattttttttaaaagttaataggATTTTTACTAGGTTGATAAAGTCACGAAtcaatctaagtttttttaaccaaatcaagccaaattaatttctctattttttaaaaaacctggTATGGCTAATTTCTTAGGCCACCAGAATCAACCTTCAAATCAGgccaaattttaaaacaatacttCTACCGATCCACCCGAGGGAGGATTGGTTGGTatgcataaaataattaaaggtaaaatatttCACGAAATGTTATCAACAGGAGAAGCCAACACGAAGAAACTTCCAAGAATTTTAGAAACCTTCATTTTGATGGCCATAACACTGAAGCAATCTCAAACTACAATATCAACTCTCCTGGATGTTTTAGATTGAggtattaatttgatattatagatgaaaatcaatatattttggGGGTGTTTATGAGCatggtaatttaaaaatatattaaaataatattttttattttttcaaaattatttttaattacgtcacattaaaatgatataaaaatactaaaaaataaattaaaaaatttattttattttttaaaatatttttaaaacacaaaaataaacattcattTTATCATCATCTTGGTTTCTCTTTAGCTACACGCCACTACCATTCAATTGACATCTAAAAAGATTTAGATTTACCCACTCTGCTTTGCAAAATGATCCATGAATATAAAGAATCcattaattataattcattaaaaaaaatctttatcaaATACACAAATTAAAGCAGAACAGCTTGTCTAATaacactataaataaaaatttcatatagGCAACAACACGACCATCTCAAACAGTTAAGGATGGAGTGTACGTCGCCACTGCCACAGTTATTTGgtgaagaaaagaagagaaacataaagataatttatttgtcTGCACATCAATGAATAACTGTGGCAGTCAGACtccaaaacattgttttttaactcttaaGAAGGTGTTCCCTCCTCAACATCTTTTGTTACAACATTGCCTGCCGTATCCAAGCCAGCAACAGGTGAGCCCTCTTGACCATACTCCTCACTCACAAGCCTGGCAGCCATGGCTCCTCCAAAATCACTGATGTTTCCGTAAATCAATAGGATAGCTCCAGAGATGGCAGTACAAAATGCAACTCCAAAAGAAGTTCTAACGTTCCCAGGGATTGTTGATGCAACTGCAAAGCCTATACAAGAGCCAAGAGCTCTTCCCCAAGAAAACCATGAAGAGAATACTCCCTCTTTTCCTTGTGGTGAGCAATCAATTATTAAAACCCTTCCAAAAGCATGCAAGAGTCCAGCCGATGTACCTTGCAATACAGCAAGCCCCAGTACATTCTGCCTCTGCCAAGTGTTGTTCTTATGGCTGAACCCCATTAGCCCTGATGTAAGTAGAGACAAGAGAAAACCAAACAAGTGCATTTTCATCGCATTGACTTTAATAACAAGCTGTATTGGTTGCATTAGTGGCAGAGAAATCAATGGGAAAAGGAAGTAAAGTAGCcaaaagaaaagtataaaaaCAGGTTTAATGCATAGATCTCCTAAAAGATAGAGCACTGTGCTAGTGAAGATGCACATTGTTGTAAAGGAGGACAGAAAGGACACGATTACGGTTCCAAGAGCATGGGGGTAATTGAAAATGGAAAGCAGATGGGCAATTGATGATATAGAAGAGGCAGGAGTAGTTGAACTAGTTGGTTTGATCGTAATGATATGTGATATACCAACAAGCCATTTAAGGCCACTGAAAATTGAAACAACCCAAAGAGCAACAAATCTCCTTTCTTCACGTCTAAGCATTTGGTAAGAGAAGGCTGACATGAGGGCGGCCCCTAAGCAACCAGCAGCTGTGGCATAAAGGGAAAGCCAACTAGAAACCCCTCTTCGCAATTGGAATTGCTTTCTTTGATTGATTGGTCCAGTGAAGCCTCTGATCATGTGACCAAGTTGGCGGGTGTGGGAGGCCATAGCAACAGTGCTACCTGCTATAATGGCTGCAATATACGGAGGGAAAATCCAATGGACATTGAAGAATCCTGTAGGCAGACAAAAGAAAGCTCCAACTGCTATTGCTGCTGCGGGAATTATTTGTGGTTTCTGGCCATGGTCGAGGTACTTGGAAATGGAGCCAAGTATTGGAGCAGCCAAAATCAAGCCTATACCCCAGGAGAGGGAAGTCCACTCTAATGGAGAGAATTTAGCGTTGCTGATGTTAATGGATTTATTTGTTATGGCGTCGTACCTGCAATTTAATTAAGGACTAGTTTAATTACCTCAGAAAACACACGATCATAATATTTCACGAGCCATTCATTTGTTAATTCTTTGGTTGTACACTATAATACAATAGCTAGCAGCTAGCTTACATTCTCATCTGGTCTGCCCCACATAACAAGCCCTTCCTGTTCATTACCAAGTCTCCAGCAGGTTCTGCTGGTGAATGGAAGATCTGGCTGATGATGAGTGGGAAAAGGACTGGAACAAGAGTAGTATGAATGAAATAGGAGCACAGTTCATATAAATACCAAAGCCAAGTTTCCCCTTTAGTAGGCTTTCCCACAGTTCCTGTATAAGCCCCGTAGACCTCTCTAGCCCTCTCAATTTTCATCGCTGTGTTGTGCACATCAGGTGTAGCCGTATCTTTCACATCTTCACTAGCACTAGCACTAGACACCTCCCTGGTGTTCGTCGACGAACTGCGTGCACAAGGTGCGGCCATATTCTGGTTACTGTCAACAATCTCAACACAACCGCTTTCCGCCATGCTGCTCTTTTACGCCAAGAGTGATGGAAACAATGAGAAGAGGAAGTGACAAGCTAGCATTGGAGAAAAGGGTCAAGAGTGTTATAATAATGCTGGAAGTGCTTGTGTATGGACATTGATTCATAGGCAGATAGCTGGCACGAAATTCTCGAGAATTTTACAAACCTCGTTTttgttcatttatatatatcaacaaaGAGAGGATACTGGCATCATTCCATCATGCTTGTGGATCTCTTGTTTCATGTATCAGAAAAACCAACGATTTTAGAACtacaatccaaaatattaacaTTGCACAATGCAACCGATGCCTTGGTGACGGCGACGTTGCATTGTATTATTACTTGAAGCCTCCTTGGAAGTCAAACTTAACAAGAGTGGATTAAAAAGAGTTAATCTTCTTCTATTCTCAAAATcagatattaataattttagcaTGATTAAGTGATGTAATTGAGCTGCCCGATATACTTAAACACAATTACTTGCCTTGGTCTCTCCTCATTACGAGGCGTTTATATTTCAACCTCACTATTggatttcattattttcttctatgtattttgtatttttcgtAAAGTTATTTCagcattataatataaatttgataggttaacctgtgttaactcgagttattttttctttatttttaattaattttcttcttaacttcatttttcaacatttaattgattgagaacTTGGTTacaatagatttttatttgctttctatagagttatcatggtcttataacTCGAATCACTAGTTTTGCAGGTTAGTTAGGGTAgatcagggtttttttttt is a window encoding:
- the LOC18094092 gene encoding uncharacterized protein LOC18094092 isoform X1; its protein translation is MQRLCTKLRSLASVSSSHRLLHSSPQFYHRPLHFAAASSKWSLNGSLLNTSSSLPIQLPSLPFLPSFRLSPLSDPRIFALVCLQLVQVRHVSSRERKKNRKPMTPLTSKVKKFKMKAYSSYKDRFRTMNDGTIRRWREGKNHNAHLKSKKSRRRLRQPSTVPAAYAKVMKKLSFCV
- the LOC18094092 gene encoding uncharacterized protein LOC18094092 isoform X2 — encoded protein: MQRLCTKLRSLASVSSSHRLLHSSPQFYHRPLHFAAASSKWSLNGSLLNTSSSLPIQLPSLPFLPSFRLSPLSDPLVQVRHVSSRERKKNRKPMTPLTSKVKKFKMKAYSSYKDRFRTMNDGTIRRWREGKNHNAHLKSKKSRRRLRQPSTVPAAYAKVMKKLSFCV